One stretch of Mastomys coucha isolate ucsf_1 unplaced genomic scaffold, UCSF_Mcou_1 pScaffold12, whole genome shotgun sequence DNA includes these proteins:
- the LOC116085896 gene encoding cytochrome c oxidase copper chaperone translates to MPGLAAAIPAPPEAQEKKPLKPCCACPETKKARDACIIEKGEEHCGHLIEAHKECMRALGFKI, encoded by the exons ATGCCTGGATTGGCGGCCGCTATCCCTGCCCCGCCCGAGGCTCAGGAGAAGAAGCCTCTGAAGCCCTGCTGTGCCTGCCCGGAGACCAAGAAGGCGCGAGATGCCTG CATCATTGAGAAAGGCGAAGAGCACTGCGGACATCTCATTGAGGCCCACAAGGAGTGCATGAGAGCGCTGGGATTTAAGATATGA